The following coding sequences are from one Campylobacter showae CSUNSWCD window:
- a CDS encoding nickel-dependent hydrogenase large subunit, translating into MSEQRIVIDPITRIEGHLRIEVVVDENNVVKEAYSGSTLWRGIEQVVKGRDPRDAGFFMQRICGVCTFSHYRAGIMAVENALGIVPPLNAQLTRTLMNNALYMHDHVVHFYQLHGLDWTDVVSALSADVRKASDEAFKYCDTPYATGADKLKEVKERVEAFVKKGNLGPFANAYWGHPTYKFTPEQNLIVLSHYLECLRIQRTVAQMMAIFGSKNPHPQSLTVGGVTCVMDLLDPARLGEYLTKFHETADFINRAYYPDLVMAAKAYGSEPSVLKDIGVSNLFAYDEFLVGRNEYLIQGGAILNGDISKVYEVNGDKITEEATRAWYKNPAPLHPYDGETEPNYTGLKDMKTLDGYGKEVDTKVFDEKGKYSWIKAPRYEGKPMQVGPVASIVINYAKGNERVVKIVDKFLKDTGLPLEAVFSTLGRTATRMLEAKLVADHGLTAFNSLVENLKTDQETCAKYVIDNGKEYKGNFQGNAPRGALSHWCRIKGGVITNWQAVVPSTWNASPKDASNVRGSYEECLIGLKIADLTKPLEIIRKIHSYDPCIACAVHVMDARGKRLGEYKINPNL; encoded by the coding sequence ATGAGCGAGCAAAGAATAGTAATAGACCCGATAACCAGGATAGAAGGCCACCTGCGCATAGAAGTCGTCGTAGATGAAAATAACGTAGTTAAAGAAGCCTACTCGGGCTCGACGCTTTGGCGCGGCATAGAGCAGGTCGTAAAGGGGCGCGATCCGAGGGATGCGGGATTTTTCATGCAGAGGATTTGCGGAGTTTGTACGTTTTCGCACTACCGCGCGGGCATCATGGCCGTCGAGAACGCGCTAGGCATCGTCCCTCCGCTAAACGCTCAGCTAACGCGCACGCTGATGAACAACGCCCTTTATATGCACGATCACGTAGTGCATTTTTATCAGCTTCACGGCCTTGACTGGACGGACGTGGTTTCGGCTCTAAGCGCGGACGTACGCAAGGCTAGCGACGAGGCGTTTAAATACTGCGATACACCTTATGCGACCGGCGCAGATAAGCTAAAAGAGGTAAAAGAGCGCGTCGAAGCCTTTGTGAAAAAGGGAAATTTAGGACCTTTTGCCAACGCCTACTGGGGACATCCGACCTATAAATTTACGCCGGAGCAAAATTTGATCGTGCTTTCGCACTATTTAGAGTGCCTAAGGATACAAAGAACGGTAGCGCAGATGATGGCGATATTTGGATCCAAAAACCCGCACCCGCAAAGCCTAACCGTAGGCGGCGTGACCTGCGTCATGGACCTACTTGATCCTGCAAGACTGGGCGAATACCTAACCAAATTTCATGAAACGGCCGATTTTATTAACAGGGCATATTATCCAGATCTCGTCATGGCTGCCAAAGCCTACGGTAGCGAGCCTAGCGTGCTAAAAGACATCGGCGTGTCAAATTTGTTCGCTTATGACGAGTTTTTAGTCGGTAGAAACGAGTATCTGATCCAGGGCGGTGCTATCCTAAACGGCGATATCAGCAAGGTTTACGAAGTGAACGGCGATAAGATCACCGAGGAAGCCACTCGCGCATGGTATAAAAACCCGGCCCCGCTGCATCCGTATGACGGCGAAACTGAGCCAAACTACACCGGCCTAAAAGATATGAAAACTTTAGACGGTTACGGCAAAGAGGTGGATACTAAAGTCTTTGACGAAAAAGGCAAATATAGCTGGATCAAAGCTCCTCGTTATGAGGGCAAACCTATGCAGGTGGGCCCGGTAGCTAGCATCGTGATAAACTACGCCAAAGGCAACGAGCGCGTGGTAAAGATCGTAGATAAATTTTTAAAAGACACGGGGCTTCCGCTCGAGGCGGTATTTTCTACGCTGGGTAGAACCGCAACCAGGATGCTAGAGGCCAAACTAGTAGCCGATCACGGACTAACCGCCTTTAATAGCTTAGTAGAAAATCTAAAAACCGATCAAGAAACCTGCGCGAAGTACGTCATAGATAACGGCAAAGAGTATAAGGGAAATTTCCAAGGTAATGCCCCTCGCGGAGCGCTCAGCCACTGGTGCCGTATAAAGGGCGGCGTGATAACCAACTGGCAAGCCGTCGTGCCTAGTACGTGGAACGCCTCGCCAAAAGACGCCTCAAACGTACGTGGAAGCTACGAGGAGTGCCTCATCGGGCTAAAGATCGCCGATCTAACCAAGCCTCTTGAGATCATACGCAAGATCCACTCGTACGATCCTTGTATCGCATGCGCCGTGCACGTGATGGATGCGCGCGGCAAGCGGCTAGGCGAATACAAAATCAACCCGAATTTGTGA
- the cybH gene encoding Ni/Fe-hydrogenase, b-type cytochrome subunit has product MSEHKFDCKSEYEFSIGLRATHWIRFFAITFLVVSGYYISYVFVSPEVATEPVLFMNAKLRAAHQIAGFILIACFIFKLYLFIFDKYSRKEVVSIVDFFNPKVWIAQIKYYLFLGPHPHLRGVYNPLQFASYFFFYLVLFLICLTGLVLYVHVYHEGLGGLLYEPMRQCEELMGGLANVRTIHRICMWIIMVFVVAHVYMAVFNAVKGKNGAMDAIVSGYKFVKDEH; this is encoded by the coding sequence ATGAGCGAGCATAAATTTGACTGCAAAAGCGAGTATGAATTTTCCATCGGGCTTAGAGCGACGCACTGGATCAGGTTTTTTGCCATCACATTTTTAGTCGTGAGCGGATACTATATATCGTATGTTTTTGTTAGCCCCGAGGTCGCGACCGAGCCGGTGCTGTTTATGAACGCCAAGTTGCGCGCGGCTCATCAGATCGCGGGATTTATCTTGATAGCGTGCTTTATTTTCAAGCTCTACCTATTTATATTTGATAAATACAGCCGTAAAGAGGTCGTTAGTATCGTCGATTTTTTTAATCCCAAAGTCTGGATAGCGCAGATAAAATACTACCTGTTTTTAGGCCCGCACCCGCATCTAAGGGGCGTTTATAACCCGCTTCAGTTTGCGTCGTATTTTTTCTTTTATCTGGTGCTTTTTCTGATCTGCCTAACGGGCCTCGTGCTCTATGTCCACGTCTATCACGAGGGACTTGGCGGGCTACTTTACGAGCCGATGAGGCAGTGCGAGGAGCTCATGGGCGGGCTGGCAAACGTCCGCACGATACACCGCATATGCATGTGGATTATCATGGTTTTTGTCGTAGCGCACGTGTATATGGCAGTATTTAACGCTGTAAAAGGCAAAAACGGAGCTATGGACGCCATCGTAAGCGGCTATAAATTCGTAAAAGACGAGCACTGA